A region of Acaryochloris thomasi RCC1774 DNA encodes the following proteins:
- a CDS encoding pentapeptide repeat-containing protein, translated as MNAQEMLRLYSEGKRDFSHVSLVKVCLTNANLIGAHLTGAHLVEANLQGSNLTKAHLAQAKMNQSKLSDTEMINACLIDAEMIDSDLSGADLRQADLSGADLSGANLGGADLRGSILRDVNLSGADLRGADLTGVSLSKTNLRGADLKGAYIDESEFQEVERRELGNSNLSISV; from the coding sequence GTGAACGCTCAAGAAATGTTACGCCTGTATAGTGAAGGAAAACGAGATTTTAGCCACGTAAGTCTTGTTAAAGTATGTCTGACAAATGCCAATCTAATTGGTGCACACTTGACTGGAGCACACTTGGTTGAAGCAAATCTACAAGGGTCAAACCTCACCAAAGCGCATCTGGCTCAAGCCAAGATGAATCAGTCCAAGCTTTCCGATACAGAAATGATCAACGCATGCTTGATTGATGCAGAAATGATTGATTCTGACCTGAGTGGAGCAGATTTGAGGCAAGCTGATCTCAGTGGAGCAGACTTGAGTGGTGCTAATTTAGGAGGAGCAGACTTGAGAGGAAGCATCTTGCGGGATGTAAATTTAAGTGGTGCAGACTTGAGAGGAGCCGATCTGACAGGGGTTAGTTTAAGCAAAACTAATCTCAGGGGTGCAGACTTAAAGGGAGCCTATATAGATGAGTCAGAATTTCAAGAAGTAGAACGAAGGGAATTAGGTAACTCCAACTTGTCTATATCCGTATAG
- a CDS encoding pentapeptide repeat-containing protein, whose amino-acid sequence MDTKEPNVYLNRKNLIYANPADAILVGTNLTDTKIKKTNLVNIRWNDVDLNDVSLS is encoded by the coding sequence ATAGATACCAAAGAGCCTAATGTCTATCTTAATAGAAAAAATCTCATTTATGCTAATCCTGCCGATGCAATTTTAGTCGGTACAAATCTGACAGACACCAAAATCAAAAAAACAAACTTAGTGAATATCCGCTGGAATGATGTCGACTTGAATGATGTTTCTCTAAGTTAG
- a CDS encoding acyl-CoA desaturase: MNDISLEGSHPRWDVIAFTVALHLGVLLAFIPANFSWPAVGMAITLHCLIIGLGISVGFHRLATHRSLQVPKLLEYFLIFCGTLAGQGGVKGWVGYHRMHHLYTDSSGDPHDSTEGFWWSHISWVMHQVPMRTELSRFTKDISDDSFYQFCHKHYIVLQVVLAALLYGLGGMPFVVWGIFVRLFVGFHGTFFVNSACHKFGYRTHGLDDRSTNCWWVALLTFGEGWHNNHHAFQSSARFGWRWWEIDMAWQTIRLLERLNLASHVRTTRMSLTGET; encoded by the coding sequence TTGAATGATATTAGTTTAGAGGGATCGCATCCTCGTTGGGATGTGATTGCGTTCACAGTAGCTCTTCATCTAGGAGTATTATTGGCATTTATTCCCGCTAATTTTAGTTGGCCAGCCGTTGGTATGGCCATAACCCTACATTGCCTGATCATAGGTTTGGGTATTTCTGTTGGTTTTCATCGGCTAGCAACCCATCGCAGTTTACAGGTTCCAAAGCTGTTGGAGTATTTCTTGATTTTTTGTGGCACTTTGGCTGGTCAGGGCGGCGTCAAAGGTTGGGTGGGCTATCATCGGATGCACCATTTGTATACCGATAGTTCAGGAGATCCGCATGACTCAACTGAAGGATTTTGGTGGAGCCATATTAGCTGGGTGATGCATCAAGTTCCGATGAGAACAGAACTCTCCCGTTTCACAAAAGACATTTCGGATGATTCGTTTTATCAGTTTTGTCACAAGCATTATATTGTTCTGCAAGTCGTGCTAGCTGCTCTACTGTACGGACTAGGTGGAATGCCTTTTGTCGTGTGGGGAATCTTTGTTCGTTTGTTTGTCGGATTCCACGGTACTTTCTTTGTCAATAGTGCTTGTCATAAGTTTGGCTATCGCACCCATGGATTAGATGATCGCTCCACGAACTGTTGGTGGGTCGCGCTACTGACTTTTGGTGAAGGATGGCATAACAATCATCATGCCTTTCAATCTTCAGCACGGTTTGGGTGGCGCTGGTGGGAGATCGATATGGCTTGGCAAACAATTCGACTATTAGAACGATTGAATTTAGCAAGCCACGTTAGGACTACACGAATGTCCCTAACGGGAGAGACATGA
- a CDS encoding ATP-dependent Clp protease ATP-binding subunit, giving the protein MFECFTEKAIKVIMLAQEESHRLKQMFVGTELILLGLIGEETGIAATVLKSLGANLPKARLDVEKSVGKGSSPVKAEITFTPRSKRVLESALEESRQLGHSYVGTEHLLLALIKDEQGVAAQVLLNLEIDVIDIRTRVMQRLSEPTAVPSGNRPTVQRNYNFPKRSTLDEFGTNLTQLAVEGSLDPVVGRQTEVQRMIQILNRRTKNNPILIGEPGVGKTALAEGLAQRIVNHDVPDAIEGKCVFTLNVGSLLAGTKYRGEFEERLKAIVEEVRSSGNIILVIDEIHTLVGSGAAEGGLDAANILKPSLARGELQCIGATTLDDYRQYIERDSALERRFQPVMVNESSVEETIEILKGLRSCYEQHHQLEISDLALEAAAKLSDRYICDRFLPDKAIDLIDEAGSKIRISSSKAASTDKKLSKELRQILKEKGNATQKQDYSLARELRIREVEIQNKLQGDSQTLFSNPADLILPIVNEEDIASIVASWTGVPVNKLTESESENLLQLEDILHQRIIGQEEAVKAVSRAMRRVRTGLKDPNRPIASFIFSGPTGVGKTELAKALASSYFGSEAAMIRLDMSEYMESHTVAKLVGSPPGYIGFDEGGQLTEAVRRQPYTVVLFDEIEKAHPDVFNLLLQVLEDGRLTDAKGRTVDFKNTLLIMTSNVGSKVIQKGGSGLGFEFSDDLAGAQYSRIVSVVNEELKQFFRPEFLNRLDEIIVFQQLNKTEVRQIADILLHEVFARVAERRIAVEVTDLFKERLVETGYDPEMGARPLRRAITRLLEDCLAEEILTGRVKTGDAVIVDVNGAGQTQVLIKQVERSGCK; this is encoded by the coding sequence ATGTTTGAGTGCTTTACAGAGAAAGCCATCAAGGTAATTATGCTTGCCCAAGAGGAATCCCATCGTCTTAAACAAATGTTTGTCGGTACAGAGCTAATTCTATTGGGTCTTATTGGCGAGGAAACTGGAATCGCGGCAACAGTCCTAAAGTCTCTGGGAGCAAATCTGCCTAAAGCGCGGCTCGACGTTGAAAAATCGGTGGGGAAAGGCTCAAGCCCTGTAAAGGCTGAGATTACATTTACCCCGCGAAGCAAACGGGTGCTGGAATCTGCTCTGGAAGAATCTCGACAGTTGGGGCATAGCTACGTGGGTACTGAACACTTATTGTTGGCGCTGATCAAGGATGAGCAAGGTGTTGCGGCACAAGTTCTTTTGAACCTAGAGATTGACGTTATCGACATTCGGACTCGAGTGATGCAAAGACTCTCTGAGCCAACAGCGGTTCCCTCTGGCAATCGCCCAACGGTTCAGAGAAACTATAACTTCCCCAAGAGATCGACACTCGACGAGTTCGGTACCAACTTGACCCAACTTGCTGTAGAGGGAAGCCTTGATCCAGTCGTGGGGCGTCAAACTGAAGTGCAGCGAATGATCCAAATTCTCAATCGCCGTACGAAGAACAATCCCATCTTGATTGGCGAACCTGGCGTGGGAAAAACAGCCTTAGCAGAGGGACTGGCCCAACGGATTGTGAATCATGATGTTCCTGACGCTATCGAGGGGAAATGCGTTTTTACACTCAATGTTGGCTCGTTATTAGCGGGTACGAAGTATCGAGGTGAATTTGAGGAACGCCTGAAGGCCATTGTGGAGGAAGTCCGCAGCAGTGGAAATATCATATTGGTGATTGATGAGATTCATACCCTCGTTGGCTCCGGGGCGGCAGAGGGTGGGCTTGATGCAGCCAATATCCTCAAGCCATCTTTGGCACGGGGTGAACTTCAGTGTATCGGTGCAACCACACTGGATGACTATCGTCAGTACATTGAACGAGATTCTGCTCTAGAGAGACGGTTTCAGCCTGTCATGGTCAATGAATCCAGCGTTGAAGAGACAATTGAAATACTGAAGGGTTTACGCAGTTGCTATGAGCAACATCATCAACTTGAAATTTCTGACCTGGCTTTAGAAGCAGCCGCTAAACTCTCTGATCGCTACATTTGCGATCGCTTCTTGCCAGATAAAGCGATCGATCTGATTGATGAGGCCGGCTCCAAGATCCGTATCAGCTCTTCTAAAGCAGCCTCTACTGACAAAAAGCTCAGCAAAGAACTGCGCCAAATTCTCAAGGAAAAAGGGAACGCAACTCAAAAACAGGATTACTCACTCGCTAGAGAGCTACGCATCCGCGAAGTTGAAATTCAGAACAAGCTTCAGGGGGATAGCCAAACGCTGTTCTCCAATCCTGCCGATCTCATTCTTCCGATCGTTAATGAAGAAGATATTGCCAGTATCGTCGCCTCTTGGACAGGCGTTCCAGTCAATAAGCTCACAGAATCTGAGTCTGAAAATCTTTTGCAGTTAGAAGATATCCTGCATCAGCGGATTATTGGTCAGGAGGAAGCTGTTAAAGCCGTTTCTCGCGCCATGCGCCGAGTCCGCACAGGGCTTAAAGATCCGAACCGCCCCATCGCTAGCTTTATCTTTTCAGGTCCTACAGGGGTCGGGAAGACGGAACTGGCTAAAGCTCTAGCTTCTTCCTACTTCGGATCTGAGGCGGCTATGATTCGACTGGATATGTCTGAATATATGGAAAGTCACACGGTTGCCAAGCTGGTTGGTTCTCCCCCTGGCTATATCGGCTTCGACGAGGGAGGGCAACTCACAGAAGCCGTTCGCCGCCAGCCATACACCGTAGTACTATTTGACGAAATTGAAAAAGCCCACCCAGATGTATTTAATCTACTGCTGCAGGTCTTAGAAGATGGTCGTCTCACCGATGCCAAAGGCCGGACTGTAGATTTCAAAAACACCCTCTTGATCATGACCTCTAACGTTGGCTCGAAGGTGATTCAAAAAGGGGGAAGTGGTTTAGGCTTTGAGTTCTCTGATGATTTAGCCGGTGCTCAATACAGCCGCATTGTCTCAGTTGTGAATGAAGAACTCAAACAGTTTTTTCGTCCTGAGTTCCTCAACCGTCTGGATGAAATCATTGTCTTCCAGCAGCTTAACAAAACTGAGGTTAGGCAGATTGCTGATATTCTGCTGCACGAAGTGTTTGCTCGAGTAGCAGAGCGCAGGATTGCGGTAGAGGTCACTGATCTATTTAAGGAGCGACTGGTAGAAACAGGCTATGACCCTGAAATGGGAGCGCGTCCACTGCGTCGAGCGATCACCAGACTCTTAGAAGATTGTCTGGCAGAAGAAATCCTGACCGGGCGGGTTAAGACAGGCGATGCGGTTATCGTAGATGTTAATGGGGCGGGGCAAACGCAGGTTCTAATCAAACAAGTAGAGAGAAGTGGTTGCAAGTAA